One region of Arcobacter sp. CECT 8983 genomic DNA includes:
- a CDS encoding putative quinol monooxygenase — MKEVVIVATIKVKDGFKDEVYSELLKLHEATHKHDEGCLQYDLHKNLDDENSFTFIETWENTKLLDKHMEKEHFLQFVKFVDGKLENMDIKRLEKEEY, encoded by the coding sequence ATGAAAGAAGTTGTAATTGTAGCAACAATTAAAGTAAAAGATGGATTTAAAGATGAAGTTTATAGTGAACTTTTAAAATTACACGAAGCAACTCATAAACATGATGAGGGTTGTCTTCAATATGATTTACATAAAAATTTAGATGATGAAAATAGTTTTACTTTTATTGAAACTTGGGAAAATACAAAACTTTTAGATAAACATATGGAGAAAGAACATTTTTTACAATTTGTTAAATTTGTAGATGGTAAATTAGAAAATATGGATATAAAAAGATTAGAAAAAGAAGAATATTAA
- a CDS encoding putative quinol monooxygenase produces the protein MIIAIVKAKIKNNKHAELREIANILQYEYATKEEGCEQYESFIDGDTFITIERWSSQELLDLHLESEHVKKYVPKLRECVVDETFDVQFIKSDDISFLKI, from the coding sequence ATGATTATTGCAATTGTAAAAGCAAAAATAAAAAATAATAAACATGCAGAATTAAGAGAAATAGCAAATATTTTACAGTATGAATATGCCACAAAAGAAGAGGGTTGTGAACAGTATGAATCATTTATTGATGGTGATACTTTTATTACTATTGAAAGATGGAGTTCTCAGGAATTACTTGATTTACACCTTGAATCTGAACATGTAAAAAAGTATGTACCAAAATTAAGAGAATGTGTAGTTGATGAAACATTTGATGTTCAATTTATAAAAAGTGATGATATCTCTTTTTTAAAAATATAA
- a CDS encoding DMT family transporter, with product MKKEENKTKYFVGMLIAMLLWGVAWTSGKAAVEHSNIQVASFWRYTISFIGMIPVIIYMKKTLKTDFLGYFYMILAGLLSAAFSYLFFAGLAHGEAGYGGTMVTSLVPLLTYFLSILLFGTKVSAKQVLALGIGVFGAIILLRIPMEGLDFLNLDSIYFLICAIVWSFVTVLTQKASKRVDPMFYTLVIFGVTSFTNMIIALPYHPFEIGLYDSVFWLNILFVGLFSGTFAMAIFFASASRIGAHNTGVFMFIVPVGAIISSYFAYNEKIVSSTVIGCLLALIAVILFNKKSKLEKLKLKEAKLGID from the coding sequence ATGAAAAAAGAAGAAAATAAAACCAAATATTTTGTTGGTATGTTAATAGCCATGTTACTTTGGGGAGTTGCATGGACTTCTGGAAAAGCAGCAGTTGAACACTCAAATATACAAGTGGCTTCATTTTGGAGATATACTATTTCTTTTATAGGAATGATACCAGTTATAATTTATATGAAAAAAACTTTAAAAACTGACTTTTTAGGATATTTTTATATGATTTTAGCTGGATTATTAAGTGCAGCTTTTAGTTACTTGTTTTTTGCAGGACTTGCCCATGGAGAAGCTGGATATGGTGGAACTATGGTTACCTCATTAGTCCCTTTACTTACATATTTTTTATCTATTTTACTTTTTGGTACAAAAGTATCAGCAAAACAAGTACTTGCTTTAGGTATTGGTGTATTTGGAGCTATTATTTTACTTCGTATACCAATGGAGGGATTAGACTTTCTAAATCTTGATAGTATATATTTCTTAATTTGTGCTATTGTTTGGTCTTTTGTTACAGTTCTAACGCAAAAGGCTTCAAAAAGAGTTGACCCTATGTTTTATACTTTAGTGATTTTTGGTGTAACTTCTTTTACAAATATGATTATTGCCTTACCATATCATCCTTTTGAAATAGGATTATATGACTCAGTATTTTGGTTAAATATTTTATTTGTAGGGTTATTCTCTGGAACTTTTGCTATGGCAATATTTTTTGCAAGTGCAAGTAGAATTGGTGCACACAATACAGGTGTGTTTATGTTTATAGTTCCAGTTGGTGCAATAATCTCAAGTTATTTTGCATATAATGAGAAAATAGTATCTTCTACTGTAATAGGTTGTTTATTAGCACTAATAGCTGTTATACTATTTAACAAAAAAAGTAAACTAGAAAAACTAAAATTAAAAGAAGCAAAGCTTGGAATTGACTAA
- a CDS encoding NAD(P)H-dependent oxidoreductase, with product MEKTFMEAMDFRHACKIFDDTKKITDEDLTYILEAGRKSCSSFGMEPWKFLVITNDDLREKLKEVCWNQPQITTCSHLVIILAAIENVKPESGVPKRKFGRREMPQEKLDFYLNLYATHLKETLSTDENIYAWTSKQTYIAASNMMTAAAVRGIDSCPIEGFEKENVEKILELDITKYQLSLVLPFGYRINEQSSQQREKLEDIVEYIK from the coding sequence ATGGAAAAAACATTTATGGAAGCTATGGATTTTAGACATGCTTGTAAAATTTTTGATGATACAAAAAAGATTACTGATGAGGATTTAACATATATTTTAGAAGCTGGTAGAAAATCTTGTTCTTCTTTTGGGATGGAACCTTGGAAATTTTTAGTTATTACAAATGATGATTTAAGAGAAAAGTTAAAAGAAGTATGTTGGAATCAGCCTCAAATAACTACTTGTTCTCATCTTGTAATTATTCTTGCAGCAATTGAAAATGTAAAACCAGAATCTGGTGTGCCTAAAAGAAAATTTGGAAGAAGAGAGATGCCTCAAGAAAAATTAGATTTTTATTTAAATCTTTATGCTACTCATTTAAAAGAAACACTTTCTACTGACGAAAATATCTATGCTTGGACTTCAAAACAAACATATATAGCAGCTTCAAATATGATGACAGCAGCAGCTGTAAGAGGAATTGATTCTTGTCCTATTGAAGGTTTTGAAAAAGAGAATGTTGAAAAGATTTTAGAATTAGATATAACAAAATATCAATTATCATTAGTTTTACCATTTGGATATAGAATTAATGAACAATCATCTCAACAAAGAGAAAAATTAGAAGATATCGTAGAATATATCAAATAG
- a CDS encoding NADH:flavin oxidoreductase/NADH oxidase, whose translation MSLLLSPSSIGNCQLKNKVVMPPMCMYKSDNSGKIMPFHSFHYASRAMGNVGLIIVEATAVEARGRISNNDLGLWEDSQIAGHKQLVDQAHEFGSKIAIQLAHAGRKSLVKETTPIAPSSIAFDTSGGFKTPQSLDLEHIALVKQLFLDSAKRAKEAGYDILELHAAHGYLLCEFLSPLTNKREDIYGGSLENRCRLTLEIAKLLKEQIDLPLIVRISASEWKTDGWNIEDSLYLSKELKKIGVDSIHVSAGGNQKDPDLMPELSALYQCDYAKKIKESISIPVIAVGLITTSKQGEAILQDKVCDFVAYGRELLRNANLVFQFAKELNQKELIDNSYLRAYL comes from the coding sequence ATGAGTTTACTTTTAAGTCCTAGTAGTATTGGAAATTGTCAATTAAAAAATAAAGTAGTTATGCCTCCAATGTGCATGTATAAAAGTGATAATAGTGGAAAAATTATGCCTTTTCACTCTTTTCATTATGCTTCACGGGCAATGGGAAATGTTGGTTTAATTATTGTTGAAGCAACAGCAGTTGAAGCAAGGGGAAGAATTTCTAATAATGACTTAGGACTTTGGGAAGATTCTCAAATTGCTGGACATAAACAACTTGTAGATCAAGCCCATGAGTTTGGTTCAAAAATAGCTATTCAACTTGCCCATGCAGGAAGAAAGAGTTTAGTTAAAGAGACAACTCCTATAGCTCCTTCTTCAATAGCTTTTGATACAAGTGGTGGATTTAAAACTCCCCAGTCTTTAGATTTAGAACATATAGCTTTAGTTAAACAGTTATTTTTAGACTCTGCAAAAAGAGCAAAAGAAGCTGGTTATGATATTTTAGAACTTCATGCAGCCCATGGATATTTACTTTGTGAATTTTTATCTCCTTTAACAAACAAAAGAGAAGATATCTATGGTGGAAGTTTAGAAAATAGATGTAGGTTAACTTTAGAGATTGCAAAACTTTTAAAAGAGCAAATAGATTTACCTTTAATAGTTAGAATTTCAGCGAGTGAATGGAAAACAGATGGCTGGAATATTGAAGATTCTCTTTATTTATCAAAAGAGCTTAAAAAAATAGGAGTTGATTCTATTCATGTTTCAGCAGGAGGAAATCAAAAAGATCCAGATTTGATGCCAGAACTTTCTGCTTTATATCAATGTGATTATGCAAAAAAGATAAAAGAAAGTATATCTATTCCTGTGATTGCAGTTGGATTAATAACAACTTCAAAACAAGGAGAAGCTATTTTACAAGATAAAGTTTGTGATTTCGTAGCTTATGGAAGAGAACTTTTAAGAAATGCAAATCTAGTATTTCAATTTGCAAAAGAGCTTAATCAAAAAGAGTTAATAGATAACTCTTATCTTAGAGCATATTTATAA